The following proteins are co-located in the Rhodobium gokarnense genome:
- the terL gene encoding phage terminase large subunit has protein sequence MLKAIRQERERRRLEAERERIAKDAERIRARCATLAGFVREAWHVLHPAIDYVHGWHIDAICDHLEAVTRGGITRLLINVPPGTMKSLLVSTFWPAWEWTKEPSRSYLTTSYSEGYAKRDARRMRDLVESEWYQSLWGDRVTLSRKAEISFENTARGYREGKAFASLTGGRADRLIIDDPHSTETAESPAERETTARIFRESVPSRLNDPARSAIIIIMQRLHEADVSGQAISLKLGYEHLMLPMEFEPERRCRTSIGFQDPRQSSGELLFPERFSREVVERDKVPMGSYAVAGQFQQRPVPREGGMFKRSWFDGQFIGAPPAGTRWVRHWDLAATKKKTAARTAGVKIGRAPDGSFIVGHAVTTQDEGNAVRKLIKATAEVDGKSPLISLPQDPGQAGKVQAKDMVAMLAGWTVKAEPETGDKVTRAEPFAAQCEAGNVYIVRGEWNESYLDELCLFPGGQFKDQVDASSGAFGKLLDKRGGGSVSLGGFY, from the coding sequence ATGCTGAAGGCGATCCGACAGGAGAGGGAAAGGCGCCGACTCGAGGCTGAGCGTGAGCGCATTGCCAAGGATGCGGAGCGCATCCGGGCAAGATGCGCGACGCTCGCGGGTTTCGTCCGGGAGGCGTGGCATGTCCTCCACCCGGCCATCGATTACGTCCATGGCTGGCACATCGACGCGATATGCGACCATCTCGAGGCGGTCACCAGGGGGGGCATCACCCGGCTGCTGATCAATGTGCCGCCCGGCACGATGAAGTCGTTGCTGGTGTCAACGTTCTGGCCGGCATGGGAGTGGACGAAAGAGCCGTCGCGATCGTATCTGACGACCTCCTATTCGGAGGGCTATGCGAAGCGCGACGCGCGCCGTATGCGCGATCTGGTGGAATCTGAGTGGTATCAGTCGCTATGGGGTGACCGGGTTACCCTGTCCCGCAAGGCGGAAATCAGTTTCGAGAACACGGCCCGTGGGTATCGTGAGGGCAAGGCGTTTGCGTCCCTGACTGGTGGCCGGGCGGATCGGCTGATCATCGACGATCCGCACTCGACCGAAACAGCAGAGAGCCCGGCCGAACGGGAGACGACGGCCCGGATTTTCCGGGAGTCGGTGCCGTCGCGGCTGAATGATCCGGCGCGGTCGGCGATCATCATCATCATGCAGCGGCTGCATGAGGCCGATGTTTCCGGGCAGGCGATATCGCTGAAGCTTGGATATGAGCATCTGATGCTGCCGATGGAGTTCGAGCCGGAACGCCGGTGTCGGACGTCGATCGGGTTTCAGGATCCGCGACAGTCAAGCGGGGAGCTTCTGTTCCCCGAAAGGTTCTCGCGTGAGGTCGTTGAGCGCGACAAGGTGCCGATGGGCTCCTACGCCGTCGCAGGCCAGTTTCAGCAGCGCCCGGTGCCGCGCGAGGGAGGCATGTTCAAGCGGTCCTGGTTCGATGGTCAGTTCATCGGCGCGCCCCCGGCCGGCACCAGATGGGTTAGGCATTGGGACCTTGCCGCGACGAAGAAGAAGACGGCGGCGCGCACGGCCGGGGTGAAGATCGGCAGGGCCCCGGATGGGTCTTTCATCGTCGGCCATGCGGTGACGACGCAGGATGAAGGCAACGCTGTCCGCAAGTTGATCAAGGCGACGGCCGAGGTGGACGGAAAATCTCCGCTGATCAGCCTTCCGCAGGATCCTGGTCAGGCCGGCAAGGTGCAGGCCAAGGACATGGTTGCGATGCTCGCCGGCTGGACGGTCAAGGCCGAGCCGGAAACCGGCGACAAGGTGACGAGGGCTGAGCCGTTCGCGGCCCAGTGCGAGGCCGGGAACGTCTACATCGTCAGGGGCGAGTGGAACGAATCCTATCTTGACGAGCTGTGCCTGTTTCCGGGCGGGCAGTTCAAGGATCAGGTTGACGCGTCGTCGGGCGCATTCGGAAAACTTTTGGACAAGCGGGGCGGCGGGTCGGTGTCGTTGGGCGGATTTTACTGA
- a CDS encoding DUF4055 domain-containing protein, with the protein MTEDFDITSHHPSYDAYAPDWERMRDAVEGERCIKDKGKAYLPMKSGMVAMTDLQARDRAYEAYKARAEFPEIVGPTVRGALGLIHSKESTIELPSGLKSLEEKATRDGLTLQTLHQRVTAELLRLGRYGLMPGVTDAGEFYIAGYTAESAINWDAPTGTLEYLVLDESAEERDVVTNKWSKVCRYLECQRTAEAGFETRKWIEKGSAVDGKKKFEVEADWSQAGTRRRDRLPFLPFTFIDTMDLTPEPDDIPLYGLANLAFRAYRLDADYMTAMHWTSEPQPWISGCSRDNAPTAIGASNLWVFEDTGAKADFLEFTGPGVEAQRKAITDTLERAIMFGAQLFADNKRTAESGEALRLRLGSQTSTLKMVSVQSAAGLERCLKDAALWAGANPDEVHVEPNLDFVDHELSPQEILAIVSAWQSGAYSKVTLFENLQRGGVIDPGRTLEEEQQLIDDEGPALGGVTAPPEPTRTNAEEDAA; encoded by the coding sequence ATGACCGAAGACTTTGACATCACCTCGCATCATCCGTCCTATGACGCCTATGCCCCGGATTGGGAGAGGATGCGCGACGCCGTAGAGGGCGAGCGCTGCATCAAGGACAAAGGCAAGGCGTATCTGCCGATGAAGTCCGGCATGGTCGCCATGACTGACCTTCAGGCGCGCGATCGAGCCTATGAGGCATACAAGGCGAGAGCGGAGTTTCCGGAGATCGTCGGACCGACGGTCCGCGGTGCCCTTGGGCTGATTCATTCGAAGGAGTCGACGATCGAGCTTCCGTCCGGCCTGAAGTCGCTCGAGGAAAAGGCGACGCGGGACGGCCTGACGCTGCAGACCCTGCACCAGAGGGTGACGGCAGAGCTTCTGCGGCTCGGTCGCTATGGCCTGATGCCTGGCGTGACCGATGCCGGCGAATTCTACATCGCCGGCTACACGGCGGAGAGCGCGATTAACTGGGACGCGCCGACCGGGACGCTGGAGTATCTGGTCCTTGACGAGAGCGCTGAAGAGCGCGACGTCGTCACGAACAAGTGGTCAAAGGTCTGTCGCTATCTGGAGTGCCAGCGGACGGCGGAGGCCGGGTTTGAAACCCGCAAGTGGATCGAAAAAGGCAGCGCGGTCGACGGCAAGAAGAAGTTCGAAGTCGAGGCCGATTGGTCTCAAGCGGGAACGCGGCGTCGCGATCGCCTCCCCTTCCTGCCCTTCACCTTCATCGATACGATGGACCTGACGCCGGAGCCGGACGATATCCCGCTCTATGGCCTCGCCAATCTGGCGTTCCGGGCCTATCGCCTCGACGCCGATTACATGACGGCGATGCATTGGACCAGCGAGCCGCAGCCGTGGATCAGCGGGTGCAGTAGGGATAACGCTCCGACAGCAATCGGGGCGTCGAATCTTTGGGTGTTTGAGGACACCGGCGCCAAGGCGGACTTCCTCGAGTTCACAGGTCCTGGCGTCGAAGCGCAGCGCAAGGCGATCACGGACACGCTCGAGCGCGCGATCATGTTCGGCGCTCAGCTGTTTGCCGACAACAAGCGTACGGCGGAAAGCGGCGAAGCGCTGCGGCTGCGCCTCGGTAGCCAGACCAGCACGCTCAAGATGGTCTCGGTTCAATCGGCGGCCGGGCTTGAACGGTGCCTGAAGGACGCGGCCCTATGGGCCGGCGCCAACCCGGACGAAGTGCATGTCGAGCCGAACCTCGACTTCGTCGACCACGAATTGAGCCCGCAGGAAATCCTCGCCATCGTGTCGGCGTGGCAGTCCGGCGCCTATTCCAAGGTGACGCTGTTCGAGAATCTTCAGCGCGGCGGGGTCATCGATCCCGGGCGGACGCTCGAGGAGGAGCAGCAGTTGATTGATGACGAGGGGCCGGCGCTTGGTGGGGTGACCGCGCCACCTGAGCCGACACGGACCAATGCTGAGGAGGACGCAGCATGA
- a CDS encoding phage head morphogenesis protein — protein MDTASEKLLDASIRHHVFLQRYSTATARKIVALLNKADEDLVAKIQKYDPTAVTGEFSRKRLEKMLEAIRAINRDAYAQVKGTLNAELKDFAAYEAGFQARMIENAVPIALDIVQPSAAQLYAAVNARPFQGRLLKEYFSGLEAAVQARLRDAIRLGFVEGETIDQMVRRVRGTRANRFKDGILETNRRGAEAVVRTAVNHTATVARNEVYKANESVIKGVRWVATLDSRTTLICASRDGKVYPVDSGPRPPAHWNCRSTTTPVLKSWKEMGINLREAPEGTRASLDGQVPASTTYGEWLRKQPKSVQEDVLGVTKAKLYRDGKLPIDRFVDRKGEELTLAELARKESDAFQRAGVEL, from the coding sequence ATGGACACCGCCAGCGAGAAACTGCTCGATGCATCGATCCGCCACCATGTGTTTTTGCAGCGCTATTCGACCGCGACGGCGCGCAAAATCGTCGCCTTGTTGAACAAGGCCGATGAAGACCTTGTCGCCAAGATCCAGAAATACGACCCGACCGCGGTCACGGGCGAGTTTTCCCGCAAGCGCCTCGAAAAAATGCTTGAAGCGATCCGGGCGATCAACCGGGACGCCTATGCCCAGGTCAAGGGCACGCTCAACGCCGAACTGAAGGACTTCGCGGCATACGAGGCCGGCTTTCAGGCGCGGATGATCGAAAACGCGGTTCCGATCGCGCTCGACATCGTGCAACCGTCGGCGGCGCAACTCTATGCGGCGGTCAATGCGCGGCCGTTCCAGGGGCGGTTGCTGAAGGAATACTTCTCAGGGCTTGAAGCGGCGGTGCAGGCCCGGCTTCGCGATGCAATTCGGCTCGGCTTTGTCGAGGGTGAGACGATTGACCAGATGGTCCGCCGCGTCAGGGGCACGCGGGCCAACCGGTTCAAGGACGGCATTCTCGAGACAAACAGGCGCGGTGCTGAGGCGGTCGTTCGGACCGCTGTCAACCACACGGCCACCGTGGCGCGAAACGAGGTCTACAAAGCCAATGAAAGTGTCATCAAGGGGGTTCGTTGGGTGGCGACACTGGACAGCCGCACGACGCTGATCTGCGCTTCCAGGGACGGCAAAGTCTATCCGGTCGACAGCGGCCCGCGGCCGCCCGCTCATTGGAATTGCCGCTCGACGACAACGCCCGTTCTGAAATCCTGGAAGGAAATGGGCATCAACCTTCGCGAAGCGCCTGAGGGGACCCGCGCGAGCCTTGACGGCCAGGTGCCGGCGTCAACCACCTATGGCGAATGGCTCCGCAAGCAGCCAAAGTCGGTACAGGAAGATGTCCTTGGCGTGACGAAGGCAAAGCTGTATCGTGACGGAAAGCTGCCTATCGACCGATTTGTCGATCGCAAGGGCGAGGAACTGACCCTCGCCGAACTGGCCAGGAAGGAATCCGACGCCTTCCAACGGGCTGGTGTGGAGCTTTAG
- a CDS encoding P22 phage major capsid protein family protein produces MANVLTDLAADIYKAAEIVGRNVVGYIPSVMINAGSEAAAQGDTVRSFTTAEPTLNTSVTPSMTIPEGDDQTVSSKTLVLNSVANVQIPWTGEDIKHVNNGSGYETIYGHQIQRAFNKITNQIEASVAAEAYKNASRAVGTAGTTPFASNFDLVAEARQILVDNGMPVDDGELSLILSTTAGTKLRNLAQLQKANESGGDELLRQGVLLDLQGAMMKESAQAQSHTRGTAYGSSPAYLTDTAGLSPTTYAVGSTTIHLDTGAGTHVAGDVITFSGDSNNYVIGTGSASSGDKDIVLNGPGLRETLADGVTATIANSYTANVMLHRSAMELAMRPMAEPPGGDAAVDRMVVQDDHSGLVFMISVYKGYKKAMFDITTLYQAKAWNDEAIALVLG; encoded by the coding sequence ATGGCCAACGTCCTCACGGACCTGGCTGCCGATATCTACAAGGCAGCCGAAATTGTCGGTCGGAATGTCGTCGGTTACATCCCGTCCGTCATGATCAACGCCGGCTCGGAAGCCGCGGCGCAGGGCGACACCGTTCGCTCCTTCACCACCGCCGAGCCTACGCTCAACACCTCTGTCACGCCGTCCATGACCATCCCGGAAGGCGACGATCAGACCGTGTCGAGCAAGACGCTCGTGCTCAACAGCGTCGCCAACGTGCAGATCCCGTGGACCGGTGAAGACATCAAGCATGTCAACAACGGTTCCGGCTACGAGACCATCTACGGTCACCAGATCCAGCGCGCCTTCAACAAGATCACCAACCAGATCGAGGCGTCGGTCGCAGCGGAGGCGTATAAAAACGCGTCCCGCGCCGTCGGCACCGCCGGCACGACCCCGTTCGCGTCGAATTTCGACCTGGTCGCTGAGGCGCGTCAGATCCTGGTCGACAACGGCATGCCCGTCGATGACGGCGAGCTGTCGCTGATCCTGAGCACCACAGCCGGTACCAAGCTCCGCAACCTTGCGCAGCTTCAGAAGGCCAACGAGTCCGGTGGCGACGAGCTTCTTCGCCAGGGCGTTCTGCTCGACCTGCAGGGCGCAATGATGAAGGAATCCGCCCAGGCGCAGTCGCACACCCGCGGCACCGCGTATGGCTCGTCCCCGGCCTATCTGACCGACACCGCCGGCCTGTCGCCGACGACCTATGCGGTCGGGTCGACCACGATCCACCTCGATACCGGCGCCGGCACCCACGTCGCCGGTGACGTGATCACCTTCTCCGGCGATTCCAACAACTACGTCATCGGCACCGGGTCGGCTTCGAGCGGCGACAAGGACATCGTCCTGAACGGTCCTGGCCTTCGCGAAACCCTCGCCGATGGCGTCACGGCGACGATTGCCAACAGCTACACGGCGAACGTCATGTTGCACCGCTCCGCCATGGAGCTCGCCATGCGGCCGATGGCCGAACCGCCGGGCGGCGATGCCGCTGTCGACCGCATGGTCGTGCAGGACGACCACTCCGGCCTGGTGTTCATGATCTCGGTCTACAAGGGCTACAAGAAGGCGATGTTCGACATCACCACGCTCTATCAGGCCAAGGCCTGGAACGACGAGGCCATCGCGCTGGTTCTCGGCTGA
- a CDS encoding DnaT-like ssDNA-binding protein yields MTIDVTAKSATAVAYGSAAEADAYFTARAITTWTGTDAAKEAALIRGCDYLEGKYRGRWEGLATTEAQSLSWPRGYICDVDGYSIDADTVPNKVKYANFEAALLILTGADLEPALERGGAPIMERVKAGPVETETEYSAGAPARSVFTKIEGLLVGLVKNQNTVELARV; encoded by the coding sequence ATGACCATCGACGTCACGGCCAAGTCCGCAACGGCCGTTGCCTACGGTTCCGCTGCGGAGGCCGATGCGTATTTCACCGCGCGCGCCATCACCACGTGGACCGGCACGGATGCGGCGAAGGAAGCGGCCCTGATCCGCGGCTGCGACTACCTCGAGGGCAAATACCGCGGCCGCTGGGAAGGCCTGGCGACGACGGAAGCGCAGTCGCTTTCATGGCCGCGCGGCTATATCTGCGACGTGGACGGCTATTCGATCGACGCCGACACCGTCCCCAACAAGGTGAAATACGCCAATTTCGAGGCGGCGCTGCTGATCCTGACCGGCGCCGATCTCGAGCCGGCTCTGGAGCGCGGCGGCGCGCCGATCATGGAACGCGTCAAGGCAGGACCGGTTGAGACGGAAACGGAGTACAGCGCTGGTGCCCCGGCCCGGAGCGTCTTCACGAAGATTGAAGGGCTTTTGGTCGGTCTGGTGAAGAACCAGAACACTGTCGAGTTGGCGCGGGTATGA
- a CDS encoding HK97 gp10 family phage protein: MANATQFSIDLEREFVEEVEDKLTLVLQKIAMETLSRVVLRTPVDSGRARGSWVVSLESPTDEVPAGVDPGGAATINRGSSIITGLHEPKVTYVQSNLPYINRLENGWSGQAPNGMVAVTVAEIETMFARID, translated from the coding sequence ATGGCCAATGCAACACAGTTCTCAATCGATCTCGAACGCGAGTTCGTCGAGGAGGTCGAGGACAAGCTGACGCTGGTCTTGCAGAAAATCGCAATGGAGACGCTGAGCAGGGTTGTCCTGCGCACGCCGGTGGATTCCGGCCGGGCGCGCGGATCCTGGGTGGTGTCGCTCGAAAGCCCGACAGACGAAGTGCCGGCCGGCGTTGATCCGGGCGGCGCTGCGACGATCAATCGTGGATCATCGATCATCACCGGGTTGCACGAGCCGAAGGTGACGTACGTGCAGTCGAATCTGCCTTACATCAACCGGCTCGAAAACGGCTGGTCTGGCCAGGCGCCGAACGGCATGGTGGCGGTGACCGTGGCGGAGATCGAAACCATGTTTGCGAGGATCGACTAG
- a CDS encoding DUF4128 domain-containing protein: MTFASERAAIETRFNTEWTTGSPAALRTPVGWDAQTFEPPTDESSVRLTILNGDGINQSMGDPGNNAIRYAGVVMIQVFTPGGQGSAAARALVDLIEPIFTNWRSGNILFRTMNVGTPDTSPPFYMVPVSFPYQRDSFLG, encoded by the coding sequence GTGACCTTCGCCAGCGAGCGCGCCGCCATCGAAACCCGCTTCAATACGGAGTGGACGACGGGCTCCCCGGCCGCGCTCCGGACGCCAGTCGGATGGGATGCTCAAACCTTCGAACCGCCGACCGATGAAAGCTCCGTGCGCCTGACCATTCTGAACGGCGACGGCATCAACCAAAGCATGGGCGATCCGGGCAACAATGCCATCCGATATGCCGGTGTGGTGATGATCCAGGTGTTCACGCCAGGTGGCCAAGGCAGCGCGGCGGCGCGCGCGCTTGTGGACCTGATCGAGCCGATCTTTACGAACTGGCGAAGCGGGAATATTCTGTTTCGGACGATGAACGTGGGGACGCCCGACACGTCGCCACCGTTCTACATGGTCCCGGTGAGTTTCCCGTATCAGCGGGATAGCTTTTTGGGGTGA
- a CDS encoding glycosyltransferase family protein, which translates to MPTVACVLKSGGVYTPEYVHRLQDGVRRHLPGVRFRCFSDVKETATDPLRHDWPGWWSKMELFRPDVKGDLLYLDLDTVINGSLKDIAAVSDLTLLRDFGRPDGLGSGMMFLPEQDRSPIWLKWIEAPARWMRECSHGAMWGDQGFLEQFWKIKADRWQDLVPGQVVSHKWHSIDERKRARVICYHGSPKPHETGWAI; encoded by the coding sequence ATGCCGACCGTCGCCTGCGTCCTGAAATCCGGCGGCGTCTACACCCCGGAATATGTCCACAGGCTACAGGACGGCGTGAGGCGGCACCTGCCGGGGGTGAGGTTCAGATGCTTTTCCGATGTGAAGGAAACCGCGACTGACCCGCTGCGGCACGATTGGCCGGGCTGGTGGTCGAAAATGGAGTTGTTCCGCCCGGACGTGAAGGGCGATCTGCTCTATCTGGACCTCGACACGGTGATCAACGGTAGCTTGAAGGACATCGCCGCCGTATCGGATCTGACCCTTCTTCGGGACTTCGGCCGGCCCGATGGCCTGGGTTCGGGGATGATGTTCCTTCCTGAGCAGGACCGGTCGCCGATCTGGCTGAAATGGATCGAGGCGCCGGCGCGGTGGATGCGGGAATGCAGTCACGGCGCCATGTGGGGGGATCAGGGCTTCCTCGAGCAATTTTGGAAGATCAAGGCCGACCGGTGGCAGGACCTGGTGCCGGGGCAGGTTGTCTCGCACAAGTGGCACTCCATCGATGAGCGGAAAAGGGCGCGGGTGATCTGCTACCACGGGTCGCCGAAGCCGCATGAAACTGGATGGGCGATATGA
- a CDS encoding phage tail tube protein, with protein sequence MAFADSSGTRLAFVAESTDGTTPASPSFQNLRFTGESLNYNKETVSSEEIRADRNVSDSIDVGYAVAGDIEGELSYGTLDPLLEGLFQSTWSSNVLKNGTTKKFFTFEKTFEQGATDSYMRFTGCQIGAMTLNINARERVTYTMSVMGRGHTSSAAALSGATYTAANTNAISAASNDVSALTLTGISPAPTVMSLTVNIENNLREQTAVGTQGLVGIGSGRCVVTGSISIYFENLAAYDAFVNHTDVGISWTVGSVTNEKYTINIPKAKFTTGTVPTPGNDQDIMLDFEWQGLYSTASSPPNNATIILTRAVA encoded by the coding sequence ATGGCCTTTGCAGATTCCAGTGGTACCAGGCTGGCGTTCGTTGCCGAGAGCACGGATGGAACCACTCCCGCATCGCCGAGCTTTCAGAATCTCCGCTTCACCGGCGAGTCCCTGAACTACAACAAGGAAACCGTCAGCTCGGAGGAAATCCGCGCCGACCGGAACGTCTCCGACAGCATCGATGTCGGCTATGCCGTCGCTGGCGATATCGAGGGCGAGCTGTCCTACGGCACGCTCGATCCGCTCCTGGAGGGACTTTTCCAGAGCACCTGGTCGTCGAATGTCCTGAAGAACGGCACGACGAAGAAGTTCTTCACCTTCGAAAAGACCTTCGAGCAGGGCGCGACCGACTCCTACATGCGCTTCACCGGCTGCCAGATCGGCGCGATGACGCTGAACATCAACGCCCGGGAGCGCGTCACCTACACCATGAGCGTCATGGGGCGGGGGCACACGTCCTCCGCCGCCGCGCTCTCCGGCGCCACCTACACCGCGGCGAACACCAACGCGATCTCCGCGGCGTCCAACGACGTTTCCGCGCTGACCCTGACCGGGATTTCGCCGGCGCCGACGGTGATGTCGCTGACCGTCAATATCGAGAACAACCTTCGCGAACAGACCGCCGTCGGCACCCAGGGCCTTGTCGGCATCGGGTCCGGCCGCTGCGTCGTCACCGGCTCGATCTCGATCTATTTCGAGAACCTTGCCGCCTATGACGCCTTCGTCAACCACACGGATGTCGGGATTTCCTGGACGGTCGGCTCGGTGACGAACGAGAAGTACACCATCAACATCCCGAAGGCGAAGTTTACGACCGGCACCGTGCCGACCCCGGGCAACGACCAGGACATCATGCTCGACTTCGAATGGCAGGGCCTCTATTCGACCGCGAGCTCGCCGCCCAACAACGCGACCATCATCCTGACGCGGGCGGTCGCGTGA
- a CDS encoding KilA-N domain-containing protein: protein MNAIVIHPFHAARIEQRVEDGYLNATAMCKAAGKKFNDYARLDATSGFMSALSAEAGIPVSKLIQSVKGGSGPQGTWVHPKVAIHLAQWLSPEFAVWCTNVLFDWMGGKTVPVKSFNRRPPTRREPAMTAPAQQGRPKISPREFAEQIPPEALLTTAAAHMREFLEGNGSLRFVQIARACVARHMKDNDPFFYPELLNDVPRRVDRIN, encoded by the coding sequence GTGAACGCGATCGTCATCCACCCGTTCCACGCCGCCCGGATCGAACAGCGCGTCGAGGACGGCTATCTGAACGCGACGGCCATGTGCAAGGCGGCCGGGAAGAAATTCAACGACTATGCGCGCCTCGATGCGACGTCGGGGTTCATGTCGGCGCTGTCGGCCGAAGCGGGGATTCCCGTTTCGAAGTTGATTCAATCGGTTAAGGGCGGTTCCGGCCCACAGGGCACGTGGGTCCATCCGAAGGTCGCCATCCACCTCGCACAATGGCTGTCGCCGGAATTCGCGGTGTGGTGCACGAACGTCCTGTTCGACTGGATGGGCGGCAAGACCGTTCCCGTGAAGTCGTTCAACCGCCGCCCGCCGACCAGGCGGGAGCCGGCGATGACGGCCCCGGCGCAACAAGGGCGCCCGAAGATCAGCCCGAGGGAGTTTGCGGAGCAGATCCCGCCCGAGGCCCTTTTGACGACGGCCGCCGCCCACATGCGGGAGTTCCTGGAAGGCAACGGGTCGCTCCGCTTCGTCCAGATCGCCCGCGCCTGTGTGGCGCGGCACATGAAGGACAACGACCCGTTCTTCTATCCGGAGCTCTTGAACGACGTTCCGCGGCGCGTCGACCGGATCAACTAG
- a CDS encoding phage antirepressor KilAC domain-containing protein, whose protein sequence is MNTQTTMEINGVTPFQFEGRNVRIVEQDGEFWFVAGDVAAELAYSSAPQMTRLLDADEKGVHPVHTPGGEQDVSIVSEAGVYRAIILRRATKKVDERIRKRISRFQRWVFHDVLPSIRRTGSYRAPEVDAMEALGNPNNLRSLLLTYTEKVLELEGTIAEQAPKVDALERLSNADGSLCITDAAKTLQVRPKDLFAFLRSHGWIYSRPGTSDIAYQSKLAQGLLEHKTTTVYRSDGSEKVTTQVRVTAKGLARLAQEFPPVAIEAVAG, encoded by the coding sequence ATGAACACGCAAACCACGATGGAGATCAACGGCGTGACCCCGTTCCAGTTCGAGGGACGGAACGTGCGCATCGTCGAGCAGGATGGGGAGTTCTGGTTCGTCGCCGGCGACGTGGCGGCGGAACTGGCCTACAGTTCGGCGCCGCAAATGACTCGTCTGCTCGATGCTGACGAAAAGGGTGTGCACCCGGTGCACACCCCTGGCGGCGAGCAGGATGTCTCGATCGTATCCGAGGCCGGTGTCTATCGGGCGATTATTCTTCGGCGAGCAACGAAAAAAGTCGACGAGCGCATTCGAAAGCGGATATCCCGCTTCCAGCGCTGGGTTTTCCACGACGTGCTGCCGTCGATCCGGCGCACCGGCAGCTACCGCGCACCCGAAGTCGACGCCATGGAGGCGCTCGGCAATCCGAACAATCTGCGCTCGCTGCTGCTGACCTACACCGAAAAGGTGCTGGAACTGGAAGGAACCATTGCCGAGCAGGCGCCGAAGGTCGACGCGCTGGAACGGCTCAGCAACGCCGACGGGTCGCTGTGCATCACCGATGCGGCCAAGACCCTGCAGGTGCGGCCGAAGGACCTGTTTGCCTTCCTGCGCTCGCACGGCTGGATCTACAGCCGGCCCGGCACCAGCGATATCGCCTACCAGTCGAAGCTGGCGCAAGGCCTGCTCGAGCACAAGACGACGACCGTCTACCGGTCGGACGGCAGCGAGAAGGTGACCACGCAAGTCCGCGTCACCGCGAAGGGGCTCGCCAGGCTGGCGCAGGAATTCCCGCCGGTCGCGATCGAGGCCGTTGCCGGATAA